In Candidatus Nezhaarchaeales archaeon, a single window of DNA contains:
- a CDS encoding phenylalanine--tRNA ligase beta subunit-related protein — MRIYTAYSDSSKTKREVRRVLTGKPFPQVNNVVDAYNLASLETGVAIAAFDLEGVKGGLTLRLQAYLYHRFNV; from the coding sequence ATACGTATCTATACTGCCTACTCAGACTCCTCGAAGACTAAGAGGGAAGTTAGAAGGGTTTTAACCGGTAAACCCTTCCCCCAGGTGAATAACGTGGTGGACGCCTATAACCTAGCTTCACTTGAAACCGGGGTAGCTATAGCCGCCTTCGACCTGGAGGGGGTTAAGGGCGGTTTAACGTTAAGGCTTCAAGCATATCTATATCACCGTTTCAACGTTTAA
- a CDS encoding NAD(P)H-hydrate dehydratase, which yields MDLENLSAEEMAAIDENADYLGVPRALLMENAGRSVADCVKSRLNVTNKRIVVFAGLGNKGGDGFVAARHLAVAGAKVTVLLLGEEGRIATSEARLNWNALKNMDHTVKLITVKDSIALESIASSLEGVDVTIDALVGTGLRGPLRGLALSAVKLMNGLKGLKVAIDIPTGLDAADGRVHGEAFKADLTVTMHKPKKGLLENRSYVGELIVADIGIPKEAELYAGPGDIRLIVKPRKPQTHKYDYGCVLVIGGSKFYSGAPALAALAALKAGVGLTVVATPEVVANVVRSYSPNLIVRPLKGDLLTLKNVSEAVQAMDRADSIVVGPGLGIEEETFEAFEVVVKEALKRELPILIDADGLKALAVKKCKLSSNLSVITPHFAEFKQLTGVEPPQDRGQRMEVAIKAATDFKATLVLKGHETIITDGVRVKVNKTGNPGMAVGGTGDVLSGLIAAFLAQGVEPFKASVAGAFINGLAGDLAAKEKGYQLLATDLLEKIPIILRRFQPWVEEYVERVKRLKLDV from the coding sequence ATGGATTTAGAGAACCTGTCGGCTGAGGAAATGGCGGCTATAGATGAGAACGCGGACTACCTAGGAGTACCTAGAGCCCTACTAATGGAGAACGCGGGGAGAAGCGTCGCCGATTGCGTTAAAAGTAGGCTTAACGTTACTAATAAGCGGATCGTGGTTTTCGCCGGGCTAGGGAACAAGGGCGGGGATGGTTTTGTAGCGGCGAGGCATCTAGCTGTAGCTGGAGCCAAAGTTACGGTTCTACTATTAGGCGAAGAGGGAAGGATAGCCACTAGCGAGGCCAGGTTGAACTGGAACGCCCTAAAAAACATGGATCACACCGTTAAACTGATAACCGTAAAGGATTCCATCGCCCTAGAGAGTATCGCTTCGTCCTTGGAGGGCGTTGACGTAACGATTGACGCCCTCGTAGGAACCGGGCTTAGGGGCCCCCTACGAGGGCTAGCTTTAAGCGCCGTGAAGCTTATGAACGGTTTAAAGGGCTTAAAGGTAGCAATAGATATACCCACAGGCCTTGACGCGGCTGATGGAAGGGTTCACGGTGAAGCCTTTAAAGCCGATTTAACGGTTACCATGCATAAGCCGAAGAAGGGTCTACTCGAAAATCGAAGCTACGTCGGCGAACTTATCGTAGCTGACATAGGCATACCTAAAGAAGCCGAACTTTACGCTGGACCAGGCGATATTAGGCTTATCGTAAAGCCCAGGAAGCCTCAAACACATAAATACGATTACGGTTGCGTACTGGTTATAGGTGGAAGCAAGTTTTACTCGGGTGCTCCAGCTTTAGCGGCTTTAGCGGCACTTAAAGCTGGAGTAGGGTTAACGGTGGTAGCTACACCCGAAGTAGTCGCTAACGTAGTTAGAAGCTATTCACCAAACCTCATAGTCCGACCTTTAAAAGGCGACCTCTTAACCCTTAAAAACGTATCCGAGGCGGTTCAAGCCATGGATAGAGCAGACTCAATAGTAGTAGGCCCCGGCCTAGGTATTGAAGAGGAAACCTTTGAAGCCTTTGAGGTAGTTGTTAAGGAGGCTTTAAAGCGTGAACTACCAATACTCATCGATGCTGACGGGTTAAAGGCGTTAGCCGTTAAAAAGTGTAAGTTATCGAGTAACTTATCGGTTATTACACCTCACTTCGCTGAGTTTAAACAGTTAACAGGGGTTGAGCCGCCGCAGGATAGGGGGCAACGAATGGAGGTAGCTATTAAAGCTGCAACCGACTTTAAAGCTACGCTCGTACTAAAGGGCCATGAAACCATTATCACCGACGGCGTAAGGGTAAAGGTAAATAAAACCGGGAACCCTGGTATGGCGGTTGGTGGGACGGGCGACGTACTATCCGGGTTAATAGCGGCGTTTCTAGCTCAAGGCGTCGAACCGTTTAAAGCTAGTGTTGCCGGGGCGTTTATTAACGGTTTAGCCGGAGATTTAGCGGCTAAGGAGAAGGGTTATCAGCTTTTAGCTACAGATCTACTTGAAAAAATACCCATAATACTAAGGAGGTTCCAACCGTGGGTAGAAGAATACGTTGAGAGGGTTAAAAGGCTAAAGCTAGACGTCTAG
- a CDS encoding aldehyde ferredoxin oxidoreductase family protein, with product MAADRYLSRVLTVDLTSRRFQIEEREDLFEKYLGGVGVAIQLLKEACPKGADPLGPDNVIVLAVGPLTGLFPLASKTVALFKSPLTGNLGESHAGGRSAIAIKSAGYGAIVIKGVSRTPVYLSISMRGVEFKDASGIWGVRSSFTVGRVIRELELGAGVRTIMRIGRAGEKLIAFASVITETYRHFGRLGLGAVFGSKKLKAIVVRGNRSIPVTDPNEYRKLYEEIYRGAVESAVMKKYHDLGTAANVLPLNELKALPTRNLKNSYFEGAQEVSGENLAEKYLSRRVACAHCPVACIHLAALREPYLDIAYFYKTVYVGYDYELIYALGSMLGVSNAHGLLKLIDEVDTVGLDAISTGVSLAWATEAFERGLITEHDLLGVRLRWGDWKAYVEAVKLLVERANGFYDTLANGVEEAAAKYGGFDYALTFAGNEMPGYHTGPAAYIGYLTGARHSHLDGAGYSIDEAAFKKGEKLTPRQIAELLLNEEAWRQILSSLVVCFFARGLYKPEVVVKALGTAGFQLSMEQLKNLGFEILKVKQAYKIQEGFNPETLKVPRRVEETPSPQGPILASAVKEGVRYYFELLGVQSHMKEVGQG from the coding sequence ATGGCTGCTGATAGGTACCTATCCCGGGTTTTAACGGTGGATCTAACTTCAAGGCGTTTCCAAATCGAGGAGCGGGAGGATCTCTTTGAGAAATACCTCGGTGGAGTTGGAGTCGCTATACAGTTACTTAAAGAAGCTTGCCCTAAGGGGGCTGATCCCTTAGGGCCTGATAACGTTATCGTGCTCGCCGTAGGACCGTTAACGGGTCTCTTCCCTCTAGCTTCTAAGACCGTAGCCTTGTTTAAGTCTCCGTTAACCGGAAATCTGGGTGAGAGTCATGCTGGTGGTAGAAGCGCTATTGCTATTAAGTCGGCTGGCTACGGAGCCATAGTAATTAAGGGAGTTAGTAGAACCCCTGTTTACCTTTCAATAAGTATGAGGGGGGTAGAGTTTAAGGATGCCTCTGGGATTTGGGGTGTACGTAGCAGCTTTACGGTTGGCAGGGTGATTAGGGAGCTTGAGCTTGGCGCTGGCGTTAGAACCATTATGAGGATTGGGAGGGCTGGTGAAAAGCTTATAGCTTTCGCATCCGTCATTACGGAGACCTATCGTCATTTTGGGCGTTTAGGCCTCGGCGCCGTGTTTGGTAGTAAGAAGCTTAAAGCTATAGTGGTTCGCGGTAATCGCTCTATACCCGTTACGGATCCTAATGAGTATCGAAAGTTGTACGAGGAGATATATAGGGGGGCTGTTGAGTCGGCCGTTATGAAGAAGTATCACGATCTAGGTACGGCGGCTAACGTTCTACCTTTAAACGAGTTAAAGGCGTTACCTACTCGGAACCTTAAGAATTCCTACTTTGAAGGCGCACAGGAGGTATCCGGTGAGAATCTAGCTGAGAAATACCTTAGTAGGAGGGTTGCCTGTGCCCATTGCCCGGTGGCCTGTATACATCTAGCTGCTTTAAGGGAGCCCTACCTAGACATAGCCTACTTCTATAAAACAGTGTACGTCGGCTATGACTATGAGCTTATATACGCTTTAGGATCCATGCTTGGCGTATCTAACGCTCACGGGTTGCTAAAGCTGATAGACGAAGTTGATACAGTCGGCCTCGACGCTATAAGTACTGGTGTTAGCTTAGCTTGGGCTACTGAAGCCTTTGAGCGTGGCTTAATAACTGAGCATGACCTCCTCGGGGTAAGGTTACGATGGGGGGATTGGAAGGCGTACGTGGAGGCCGTAAAGCTACTAGTTGAAAGGGCTAACGGGTTCTACGATACGTTGGCTAACGGAGTTGAAGAGGCTGCCGCTAAGTATGGTGGTTTTGACTACGCGTTGACGTTTGCCGGTAACGAGATGCCAGGCTACCATACCGGTCCGGCCGCCTACATAGGCTATTTAACAGGGGCTCGTCATAGCCATCTTGATGGAGCTGGCTATTCGATCGATGAAGCCGCTTTTAAGAAAGGTGAAAAGCTAACTCCACGGCAAATAGCGGAATTACTCCTTAACGAGGAGGCGTGGCGTCAAATACTCTCCAGCCTAGTAGTATGCTTCTTCGCCCGGGGCCTCTATAAACCAGAGGTCGTCGTTAAGGCGCTTGGTACGGCTGGCTTCCAACTTTCAATGGAGCAACTGAAAAACCTAGGCTTTGAAATATTGAAGGTTAAACAGGCCTATAAGATTCAAGAAGGCTTTAACCCTGAGACGTTAAAGGTACCGAGAAGGGTTGAGGAAACGCCATCCCCTCAAGGACCTATACTGGCGAGCGCCGTAAAGGAAGGCGTACGATACTACTTCGAACTTTTAGGCGTTCAAAGCCATATGAAGGAAGTAGGGCAAGGCTAG
- a CDS encoding 4Fe-4S binding protein, whose protein sequence is MISVVKRLSIIDVERCTGCQLCMFACSRRSGVGGMGQSRILVRSAGGIERGFVVVVCRACLTPPCLKVCPVDAISQRPGGGVIVDPSTCIGCHRCEEACPFGAVMWDQAMNKPMICFHCGYCSQFCPFKVIALEEVTTRS, encoded by the coding sequence GTGATAAGCGTAGTTAAGAGGCTATCCATCATCGACGTTGAGCGTTGCACGGGTTGCCAGCTATGCATGTTTGCCTGCTCAAGAAGGTCCGGAGTTGGAGGTATGGGTCAATCCCGTATACTAGTCCGATCAGCTGGTGGTATAGAGCGGGGCTTTGTTGTAGTGGTTTGCCGGGCATGCTTAACCCCTCCTTGCTTAAAAGTATGCCCGGTGGACGCTATAAGTCAAAGGCCTGGCGGCGGCGTAATAGTAGATCCTTCAACCTGTATAGGGTGCCACCGTTGTGAAGAGGCTTGTCCATTTGGAGCGGTAATGTGGGATCAAGCCATGAATAAGCCTATGATCTGTTTTCACTGTGGCTACTGCTCCCAGTTTTGCCCCTTTAAGGTCATAGCTTTAGAGGAAGTAACGACGCGTAGTTAA
- the hsp20 gene encoding archaeal heat shock protein Hsp20: MSIWEEFPFRRRRRPFSFFGGFFEEIDEMMREMEEMFQREFSDISRRIPRDLIRERKLPDGSTVKEWGPFVYGYSITIGPDGRPQIREFGNVKPGLRPGRYDFREEREPLVDIFETDGEVKVVAELPGVDKNDIKLHATEDTLTISVDTPERKYHKELDLPAKINPEGAKTSYKNGVLEVTLPKISKEKPKGKPIKIE, encoded by the coding sequence ATGTCGATTTGGGAGGAGTTTCCGTTTAGAAGGCGGAGGCGGCCGTTCTCGTTCTTCGGCGGTTTCTTCGAGGAGATAGATGAAATGATGCGGGAAATGGAAGAAATGTTTCAACGGGAGTTTAGCGACATAAGCCGGAGAATACCGCGGGATTTAATTCGTGAACGGAAACTACCTGACGGATCCACGGTTAAGGAGTGGGGCCCCTTCGTATATGGGTATTCAATAACCATAGGCCCTGATGGAAGGCCGCAGATAAGGGAGTTCGGCAATGTAAAACCGGGGTTAAGGCCGGGGAGGTACGACTTTAGGGAGGAGCGTGAGCCTCTAGTCGATATCTTTGAGACCGACGGCGAGGTTAAGGTTGTAGCGGAACTACCCGGGGTTGATAAGAACGATATAAAGCTACATGCAACCGAGGATACTCTAACGATCTCGGTTGATACACCAGAGCGTAAATACCATAAAGAGTTGGATTTACCGGCTAAAATTAACCCTGAAGGTGCTAAAACCTCCTATAAGAATGGAGTGCTAGAAGTAACCCTACCCAAGATAAGTAAGGAAAAACCTAAAGGTAAACCGATAAAGATAGAGTAA